One Mycoplasmopsis caviae DNA segment encodes these proteins:
- a CDS encoding type IA DNA topoisomerase has product MPLSQAMKDMIGYYKEKEKSMKKSLILIEGSGKVKTTKSLLGNNYDVKATMGHFTNLADDGVDGIGFDENFNPIFVYSEDGKKHWHNAIKDIDNYENIYIASDPDREGEAIGWHIYQHLPRSVKNRAKRISYNEITKSAITNAINNPRDIDTNLVYAQFVRQLYDKDFGYKSSRVASKISNATSIGRVQSVVVKMLNDRDNEIKNSVPIYKNIIKSSVVDNERNELALSHINNLNDKEKVYFELYDKSKIAIYNNEFKDDYRRVKCLAINNLAQRTIKPDKPYITSKLLMDANKKFKFSPSKTTSILQYLYEQGYITYPRTDSMTINDNFKNELKDYTISNFGLGKTRNELVKYQNKESAQAGHECLRIAHLERNLNSNEYLMLNDEQKKIYKLIWDRTLIQFLNDAIKQDTEYLFINELSGYYYLGKTSRYVNKGFKEYLEKCGDINSSEESLLTFNFEVNKTYNLSKLGIEEYLTNPQPALYKESDILDILEKKEIGRPSTYSSYSKIVLDRKYATLNSKNQLELSQSGKELSKLIDLHFSNYINYDFTKNFEKQLDLVATNKTNWKELFKKLNFDIDRLVNSLKEKYSDKFKKEETLSPNHYCSKCNEARMIKVTSNGKTYVKCKNSIFDPKTKSWSGCNIEWIN; this is encoded by the coding sequence ATGCCATTAAGTCAAGCAATGAAAGATATGATTGGCTATTACAAAGAAAAGGAGAAAAGTATGAAGAAATCATTGATTTTAATCGAAGGCTCTGGTAAGGTCAAAACTACTAAATCCTTACTAGGTAACAATTATGATGTTAAAGCCACAATGGGGCACTTTACTAATTTAGCAGATGATGGAGTTGATGGCATTGGTTTTGATGAAAATTTTAACCCTATCTTTGTATATAGTGAAGACGGTAAAAAGCATTGACATAATGCCATTAAAGACATAGATAACTATGAAAACATCTATATTGCTAGCGACCCAGATCGAGAAGGCGAAGCCATTGGATGACATATTTATCAACACTTGCCAAGAAGTGTCAAAAATAGGGCTAAACGCATATCTTATAATGAAATTACAAAGAGTGCAATCACTAATGCAATTAATAATCCAAGAGATATTGACACTAATTTAGTTTATGCTCAATTTGTTAGACAACTCTACGATAAGGACTTTGGTTACAAGTCATCAAGGGTAGCATCAAAAATTTCTAATGCTACTTCAATTGGTAGGGTTCAAAGTGTAGTTGTTAAAATGCTTAATGATAGAGATAATGAAATTAAAAATTCAGTTCCAATTTACAAAAATATCATTAAGTCATCCGTTGTTGATAATGAAAGAAATGAACTTGCATTAAGTCATATAAATAATTTAAACGACAAGGAAAAGGTTTACTTTGAATTATATGATAAGAGCAAAATTGCTATTTATAACAACGAGTTTAAAGATGATTATCGTAGGGTTAAATGTTTAGCAATCAATAATTTAGCACAAAGAACTATTAAACCTGATAAGCCTTATATAACAAGTAAGTTGCTTATGGATGCTAACAAGAAATTCAAATTTAGTCCATCAAAGACAACTAGTATTTTGCAATATCTTTATGAGCAAGGTTATATCACTTATCCAAGAACAGATAGTATGACTATTAATGACAATTTTAAGAATGAGTTAAAGGATTATACAATTAGTAATTTTGGTTTAGGTAAGACCAGAAACGAGTTAGTTAAGTATCAAAATAAAGAATCGGCACAAGCAGGACACGAGTGTTTAAGAATTGCTCACTTGGAAAGAAATCTTAATTCTAATGAATATCTAATGCTTAATGATGAACAAAAGAAAATTTATAAATTAATTTGAGATAGAACATTAATTCAATTTTTAAATGATGCAATTAAGCAAGATACAGAATACTTATTTATTAATGAGTTAAGTGGCTATTACTATTTAGGAAAAACTAGTCGCTATGTAAATAAAGGCTTCAAGGAATATTTAGAAAAGTGTGGAGATATTAATTCAAGCGAAGAAAGTTTATTGACCTTTAATTTTGAAGTTAATAAAACCTATAACTTATCTAAATTAGGCATTGAAGAATACTTAACTAATCCACAACCAGCTTTATATAAGGAAAGTGATATCCTAGACATTTTAGAAAAGAAAGAAATAGGTCGGCCAAGTACTTATTCATCATATTCAAAGATTGTTTTAGACCGCAAATATGCCACACTAAATAGTAAAAATCAATTAGAGTTAAGTCAAAGCGGTAAAGAATTATCAAAATTAATTGATTTACATTTTAGTAACTATATTAATTATGACTTTACTAAAAACTTTGAAAAGCAACTTGATTTAGTTGCTACTAATAAAACTAATTGAAAGGAATTATTTAAGAAATTAAATTTTGATATTGACAGGTTAGTTAACAGCCTTAAAGAAAAATATAGTGATAAGTTTAAGAAAGAAGAAACATTAAGTCCAAATCATTATTGTTCTAAATGTAATGAAGCAAGAATGATTAAAGTAACAAGCAATGGCAAGACATATGTTAAATGTAAAAATTCAATATTTGATCCAAAGACTAAAAGTTGAAGTGGTTGCAATATTGAGTGAATAAATTAA
- a CDS encoding restriction endonuclease has product MNLYMKHLSKYNYDIRKSKDARWIDQKCTFDVICIVADCILEFCKNNDEFTVSDIWHSEYARLNVISIFSKPDTENTTVKNEYDKYFSQPIKLLAYSKILSYRKSKNKFTYWINDYELLTQIALKPMNALLFLNEYIQKVLKDSEIINFFDNFLNKQDVNSFKILKDNFIKFTIENTKINTNVEASRIFTKILNPLAFWQAKKGTEKGLLSKNNITLNDIQYNRFNFKDKVNKKDKNVSRQEFSLICEQLNNIFLDNYSLNKAKKFLRKYNELFNNNKSEIKQQSEIVDATQVHHIFPVSRFPIIRNYLENLICLTPNQHYSYAHPSNNTWLVDNDFQYICLLAKTIQIYESIVIRKDNFYSFEDFIFVLNTGLKTSVFNEIKILDFTELINKIDLLYLKYIENNKYSELIQLNKLKLISEL; this is encoded by the coding sequence ATGAACTTGTATATGAAGCATTTATCAAAATACAACTATGATATAAGAAAAAGCAAGGATGCAAGATGAATAGATCAAAAGTGCACATTTGATGTTATATGTATTGTTGCAGATTGTATTTTAGAATTTTGTAAAAATAATGATGAATTTACAGTTTCTGATATTTGGCACTCTGAATATGCAAGACTTAATGTAATAAGTATATTTTCAAAACCAGACACTGAAAATACAACAGTAAAGAATGAATATGATAAATATTTCTCGCAACCAATAAAGTTACTTGCATATAGCAAGATATTATCATATAGAAAGTCAAAAAATAAATTTACCTATTGAATTAATGATTATGAACTTCTTACTCAAATTGCACTTAAACCCATGAACGCATTGTTATTCCTTAATGAATATATCCAAAAAGTTTTAAAAGATAGTGAAATAATTAACTTTTTTGATAATTTTCTAAATAAGCAAGATGTTAACAGTTTTAAAATTCTTAAGGATAATTTTATTAAATTTACAATTGAAAATACTAAAATTAACACAAATGTTGAGGCATCTAGAATTTTTACAAAAATTTTAAATCCCTTAGCTTTTTGACAGGCTAAGAAAGGTACAGAAAAGGGTCTGTTGTCAAAGAATAACATTACACTTAATGATATTCAATATAACCGCTTTAATTTTAAAGACAAGGTTAATAAAAAAGACAAAAATGTTTCTAGACAAGAATTTAGTCTAATTTGTGAACAACTGAATAATATATTTCTTGATAATTACTCATTGAACAAAGCAAAAAAATTTTTAAGAAAATATAACGAACTCTTCAATAATAACAAATCAGAAATAAAACAGCAAAGTGAAATTGTTGATGCTACACAGGTTCACCATATTTTTCCTGTTTCAAGGTTTCCAATTATTAGAAACTATCTGGAAAATTTAATTTGCCTGACACCGAACCAGCATTATAGTTATGCTCATCCATCAAATAATACATGACTAGTTGACAATGATTTTCAGTACATTTGTTTATTAGCTAAAACAATTCAAATTTATGAAAGTATTGTAATAAGAAAAGACAATTTTTATAGTTTTGAAGACTTTATTTTCGTTCTTAATACAGGTTTAAAAACAAGTGTATTTAATGAAATAAAAATTCTTGATTTCACTGAATTGATTAATAAAATAGATTTATTATATTTAAAATATATTGAAAATAATAAATACAGCGAACTTATTCAATTAAACAAACTAAAATTAATTAGTGAATTGTAA
- the mobP3 gene encoding MobP3 family relaxase codes for MKDFYVRLEWSKKDLDKKVSNGQKEVHNWEFYTSGSHLKYITRNSAVYLQGDNTTKRQLKNEFDNSNISWSEFLNSKTKENNTNFKNTHSGLYRLFAEEPKDLDIEQELKEVSKISKDQAIWEMIINPGDLGRSSFLIDKNEWNEELNYALGNLLRANNLDKHNITGHWTIHTNTSHPHIHLSFWEKYPKHINKDGELVFKQKCNFSKKSPENFQHVLQSRLKNNKEYDELFKIKKETWDLRKEIRSLIAKPKRDYAMLNEISKVKEFYSDSKNKNYAIANDEVKNSIWKIFDYLKNNDEDFAKKCDEYNHYFKKLNNIKFDSSFVENQKLIFLEKEREEFDSQIGNLIVKFCISDEVKEIEEIKPNNDNQYESGWSIGYLLEKWKWDADRVWFKRKIQALKNYRKHLLEEIERQRQRY; via the coding sequence ATGAAAGATTTCTATGTTCGTTTAGAATGAAGTAAAAAAGATTTAGATAAAAAAGTTAGTAATGGACAAAAAGAAGTTCATAATTGAGAATTTTATACTTCAGGCTCACACCTTAAATACATAACAAGAAATAGTGCAGTTTATTTGCAAGGAGATAACACAACAAAAAGACAATTAAAAAATGAATTTGATAATTCTAATATAAGTTGAAGTGAATTTTTAAATTCTAAAACAAAGGAAAATAACACAAACTTTAAAAATACACATAGTGGTTTGTATAGATTATTTGCAGAAGAACCAAAAGACCTGGATATTGAGCAGGAACTTAAAGAAGTATCAAAAATATCAAAAGATCAAGCAATATGAGAAATGATTATTAATCCAGGGGATTTAGGTAGGAGTTCATTTTTAATTGATAAGAATGAGTGAAATGAAGAATTAAATTATGCATTAGGCAATTTGTTAAGGGCTAATAATTTAGATAAGCACAATATAACTGGGCATTGAACAATTCATACTAACACATCACATCCACATATTCATTTGTCTTTTTGAGAAAAGTATCCAAAGCATATTAACAAAGATGGGGAATTGGTTTTTAAACAAAAGTGTAACTTTTCAAAAAAATCACCAGAGAACTTTCAACACGTATTACAAAGTAGACTAAAAAATAATAAGGAATATGATGAACTATTCAAAATTAAAAAAGAAACCTGAGATTTAAGAAAAGAAATCCGCTCACTAATTGCTAAACCTAAAAGAGATTATGCAATGTTAAATGAAATTTCAAAAGTTAAAGAATTTTACAGTGATAGCAAAAATAAGAATTATGCAATTGCTAATGATGAAGTTAAAAATTCAATTTGAAAAATCTTTGATTATTTAAAAAACAATGATGAAGACTTTGCTAAAAAATGTGATGAATATAATCACTATTTTAAAAAACTCAACAATATAAAATTTGATTCATCATTTGTAGAAAATCAAAAATTAATTTTTTTAGAGAAAGAAAGAGAAGAATTTGATTCACAAATTGGAAACTTGATTGTTAAGTTTTGCATTAGCGATGAAGTAAAGGAAATTGAAGAAATTAAACCAAATAATGATAATCAATATGAAAGTGGTTGATCAATAGGTTATTTGCTTGAAAAATGAAAATGAGATGCTGATAGAGTTTGATTTAAAAGAAAAATTCAAGCATTAAAAAATTACAGAAAACATTTATTAGAAGAAATTGAAAGACAAAGGCAAAGGTATTAA
- a CDS encoding MAGa4850 family ICE element protein produces MSVWANKLLDNEEIKTKFISEAQIQSSIWKSKNDFYFWDAINNKKYLKFGSDIVNQILKWKINLSFRVYELLLNSKLSFFVFCFLLKSGAKKKFINIDFLLEHFSRTSLRVAIENLAKKELIFIDNFGNVKINKTFLNLKKERYLKLNHPFHWKKVFIFSLRSLENLLLIEWKSKSIKGKKFSISKNSTIVLQNNFFKRMSKTSIYKMLKQYAEFLDVDYKKLFNTKAKVKKLKDNKHIRKLTSKYFMKVRTLQVNIVASYIF; encoded by the coding sequence ATGAGTGTTTGAGCAAACAAACTTTTAGATAATGAAGAAATAAAAACTAAGTTCATTAGCGAAGCACAAATTCAATCTTCTATTTGAAAAAGCAAAAACGATTTTTATTTTTGAGATGCCATTAATAACAAAAAGTATTTAAAGTTTGGTAGCGATATTGTTAACCAAATTTTGAAGTGAAAGATTAATTTATCTTTTAGAGTTTATGAATTACTTTTAAATTCTAAATTATCATTTTTTGTCTTTTGCTTTCTACTTAAAAGTGGTGCTAAAAAGAAGTTTATCAATATAGACTTTTTGTTAGAACATTTTAGTAGAACATCATTAAGAGTAGCAATCGAAAATCTTGCTAAAAAGGAATTAATTTTCATTGACAATTTTGGCAATGTAAAAATTAATAAAACTTTTTTAAATTTGAAAAAAGAGAGATATCTAAAACTCAACCATCCCTTTCATTGAAAGAAAGTATTTATTTTTAGTTTAAGAAGTTTGGAAAACTTACTCTTAATTGAATGAAAGAGTAAAAGTATAAAAGGTAAGAAGTTTAGTATTTCAAAAAACTCTACAATTGTTTTACAAAACAACTTTTTTAAAAGGATGTCAAAGACATCAATTTATAAGATGTTAAAGCAATATGCAGAGTTCTTGGATGTTGATTATAAGAAATTGTTTAATACAAAAGCCAAAGTTAAAAAATTGAAAGATAATAAACATATTCGAAAACTAACTTCAAAATACTTTATGAAAGTTAGAACATTACAAGTTAATATTGTGGCAAGTTATATTTTTTAA
- the ychF gene encoding redox-regulated ATPase YchF, giving the protein MSLKAGIVGLPNVGKSTLFSAITKHQVEASNYAFTTIDPNISSVPLKDQRLYELAKIVNPKKIVPATFDFVDIAGLVKGASRGEGLGNKFLANIREVDAIIHVVRCFENKDIMHVANEVNPLNDKETINVELMLADLETITNVLNRIHKKAKAGDKDAILEENLALKIKDLLENNKPARAISQLSDDEKKIVRSYNLLTYKPMIYVANLSSKQIANYQNDKLFNMLANSLAENEKIIPICVQLESEISQFEDNDIKEWLSSYNIKYSGLDILAREAFDLLNLKTYFTAGEMEVRAWVFKSGMLAPECAGIIHSDFEKKFIKAEIIKFDDYVTNNGEKGCRELGKINIEGKNYIMQDGDVCLFKVGK; this is encoded by the coding sequence ATGTCATTAAAAGCTGGTATTGTTGGGCTACCAAATGTTGGTAAAAGTACACTTTTTTCTGCTATAACTAAACATCAAGTTGAAGCAAGTAACTATGCATTTACGACAATTGACCCTAACATTAGTAGTGTTCCACTTAAAGACCAGAGATTATATGAATTAGCTAAAATTGTTAATCCTAAGAAAATTGTTCCAGCTACTTTTGACTTTGTTGATATAGCTGGTTTGGTTAAGGGCGCAAGTCGTGGCGAAGGTCTAGGCAATAAATTTTTAGCTAATATTCGTGAAGTTGATGCCATAATTCATGTTGTAAGATGTTTTGAAAATAAAGATATAATGCATGTGGCTAATGAAGTCAATCCACTTAACGACAAAGAAACAATCAATGTTGAATTAATGCTAGCCGATTTAGAAACTATTACTAATGTTTTAAATCGGATTCATAAAAAAGCAAAAGCAGGTGACAAAGATGCAATATTGGAAGAAAATTTAGCTCTTAAAATAAAAGATTTATTGGAAAATAATAAACCAGCAAGAGCAATTAGTCAACTAAGTGACGACGAGAAAAAAATAGTTAGATCATATAACTTATTAACCTATAAACCAATGATTTATGTTGCTAATTTATCAAGCAAACAAATTGCAAATTACCAAAATGACAAATTATTTAATATGCTCGCAAATTCTCTTGCTGAAAATGAAAAGATAATCCCAATTTGTGTACAACTTGAATCTGAAATTTCTCAATTTGAGGATAATGATATTAAAGAGTGACTTTCTTCATACAACATTAAATACAGTGGACTAGATATTTTGGCACGTGAAGCTTTTGACTTATTAAATCTTAAAACATATTTTACTGCTGGTGAAATGGAAGTTAGAGCTTGGGTTTTTAAATCTGGTATGCTTGCACCTGAATGTGCAGGAATTATACATAGCGATTTTGAAAAGAAATTCATTAAAGCTGAAATCATTAAATTTGATGACTATGTTACAAATAATGGAGAAAAGGGTTGTCGCGAACTTGGAAAAATTAATATTGAAGGAAAAAATTATATTATGCAAGATGGTGATGTCTGTCTATTCAAGGTAGGCAAATAA
- a CDS encoding type IV secretory system conjugative DNA transfer family protein, producing MKFFKENRDKVSTIILAILCFILVPILLFFLLGAIGSITLSKDTQLIGNWFSKQRSFINDVMTFYNTSSKIRLYVILTMILGPVALFVFFRWKIIWSWIWSFKNKDELNWTYNQFDNDKSGTFKEFKKQFSNDEPNFIFGYLGPKKGYVVNKTDSHAIVLGIAGSGKTEKILIPNIIRNAQLPEEKRPCFVVTDPKGDILQRTGEVLKENGYIIKLFDLDDPDNSVKWNPLKRVWDIFHSKPVEELTEQDYSDGYGEISELVNSLKWPANGDKDIWVPQAKNLIILILKFLILYSLENKNFELKYFNFSNINKFLNVETFKKGKWIEITGKNKNKNVYWNKLASGISSFINIAPETLTSFLTNAVKVMSDFSNNLIVERITSSDNFELREIISSEKPYAIFIKFPDHKDNIQFLIPILISQVYKTALDYVNSLPSKKLNRPLNFLFEEFNSIGILQPLGNWMSISRSRRIFFLLVLQDYEQLAKYNSGQKEDVVIKSQARLTYFLETNNENTLESFSKMLGDKETTKESKSVNEKSESVTTSTQKERLMSVGEIKYKDPSMMIVLSGGTKPIAIKPIPAWQYLKHLKTYNHQEQKLELDNSTSWNFQSMKIITFGEKEKVENVEEAQIETLDIVDKELAKYKIVSKNIVCIHKNPKEKNE from the coding sequence ATGAAATTTTTTAAGGAAAATAGAGATAAGGTATCAACCATAATATTAGCCATATTGTGCTTTATTCTTGTTCCAATATTGCTTTTCTTTCTTCTAGGTGCTATTGGTTCAATAACTTTGTCAAAGGATACACAATTAATAGGGAATTGATTCTCTAAACAAAGAAGTTTTATTAATGATGTTATGACATTTTATAATACATCATCAAAAATTAGACTTTATGTGATATTAACAATGATTTTAGGACCTGTTGCTTTATTTGTGTTTTTTAGATGGAAGATTATTTGAAGTTGAATATGAAGTTTTAAAAATAAGGATGAACTTAATTGAACATATAATCAATTTGATAATGACAAATCAGGCACATTTAAGGAATTTAAGAAACAATTTAGTAATGATGAACCAAATTTTATTTTTGGTTATTTAGGGCCAAAAAAAGGTTATGTTGTTAATAAGACCGATTCTCACGCAATAGTATTAGGAATTGCGGGCAGTGGTAAGACTGAAAAAATTTTGATACCTAACATTATTCGCAATGCTCAACTACCAGAAGAAAAGCGACCTTGCTTTGTTGTAACCGATCCAAAAGGGGACATTCTTCAAAGAACAGGAGAAGTTTTAAAAGAAAATGGTTACATAATTAAACTTTTTGATTTAGATGACCCTGATAATTCTGTTAAATGAAATCCACTTAAAAGAGTATGAGATATCTTTCACTCTAAACCTGTTGAAGAGTTAACTGAACAAGATTATAGTGATGGCTATGGGGAAATTAGTGAGTTAGTTAACTCTCTTAAATGACCTGCTAATGGAGATAAAGATATTTGAGTGCCACAAGCCAAAAACCTAATCATTTTAATTCTTAAATTTTTAATTTTATATTCACTAGAGAACAAAAATTTTGAATTGAAATACTTCAACTTTTCAAATATTAACAAGTTTTTAAATGTTGAAACTTTTAAAAAAGGCAAGTGAATTGAAATAACAGGTAAAAATAAAAACAAAAATGTTTATTGAAATAAATTGGCAAGCGGAATTAGTTCTTTCATTAATATTGCACCAGAAACCTTAACAAGTTTTTTAACTAATGCTGTTAAGGTGATGAGTGATTTTAGTAATAACTTAATTGTTGAGCGAATTACAAGTAGTGATAATTTTGAACTACGTGAAATTATTAGTAGTGAGAAACCATATGCAATTTTCATTAAGTTCCCTGACCATAAGGATAATATTCAATTCTTAATACCTATATTAATTAGTCAAGTTTATAAAACTGCATTAGACTATGTTAATTCATTGCCTAGCAAGAAACTTAATAGACCACTTAACTTTTTATTTGAAGAGTTTAACTCAATTGGTATCTTACAGCCGTTAGGTAACTGAATGTCTATTTCACGGAGTAGAAGAATTTTCTTCTTGCTAGTTCTGCAAGACTACGAGCAATTAGCAAAATACAATAGTGGTCAAAAAGAAGATGTTGTTATTAAATCACAAGCAAGATTAACTTACTTCTTGGAAACTAATAATGAAAACACATTAGAAAGTTTTTCAAAGATGCTAGGAGATAAAGAAACAACAAAAGAAAGCAAAAGTGTTAATGAAAAAAGTGAATCTGTAACAACATCAACACAAAAGGAAAGATTAATGTCTGTTGGAGAAATTAAATATAAAGACCCATCTATGATGATTGTTCTTTCCGGTGGTACTAAACCAATTGCTATTAAACCTATACCCGCTTGACAATATTTAAAACACCTAAAAACATATAACCACCAAGAGCAAAAATTAGAATTAGATAATTCCACTTCTTGAAATTTTCAAAGTATGAAAATAATTACTTTTGGAGAAAAAGAAAAAGTTGAGAATGTTGAAGAAGCACAAATTGAAACACTTGATATTGTTGATAAAGAATTAGCAAAATACAAAATTGTAAGTAAAAACATTGTATGTATTCACAAAAATCCAAAGGAGAAAAATGAATAA
- a CDS encoding HsdM family class I SAM-dependent methyltransferase gives MKINTTYKTKKLGEVFTPQFIVKTMLDELKYDNFDSIYQKHIIDNSAGQGAFLCEVVSRYINISLKCNIKPEKIKNDLETYIHGVEINYDNYLKLIENLNSICVKYNFTDIKWNILNQDSLDVVNYDGQMDYVVGNPPYVRIHNIEKNNKVKNFIFSKRGMTDLYITFFELGFRMLKKDGKLAYISPNSWWNSVAGSEFRKWIIEHRKLRKIYNFGHFQPFKNITTYTCITFFDLSQNYESINYYEYLTGENKKYSYNDILIKGNFYFSNDNTLLQKIIKCKSNKITVKNAFATCNDKVFIKENFNSEISPLIPIIKASRSIMLKCFYPYDKSGKLLPFDSFNEQTKKYLIDNLEKKNDYWYGFGKTQGLKDTFKDKIAINSLIVSNNINSIKLNFLKSGTGVYSGLYILSDLEFEKIEKAIKTQEFLTFIQGLKKYKNGNSWTFNTKDLQCYLNYWFYGKEEN, from the coding sequence ATGAAAATTAACACCACTTATAAAACAAAAAAATTAGGTGAAGTTTTTACACCACAATTTATAGTTAAGACTATGTTAGATGAATTAAAATATGATAATTTCGATTCTATTTACCAAAAGCATATAATCGATAATTCGGCTGGCCAAGGAGCATTTTTGTGTGAAGTAGTTTCTCGTTATATAAACATTTCTCTTAAATGTAATATCAAACCTGAAAAGATTAAAAATGATTTAGAAACCTATATTCATGGCGTTGAAATCAATTATGATAATTATTTAAAATTGATTGAAAACTTGAATTCAATTTGCGTAAAATACAATTTTACAGACATAAAGTGAAATATTTTAAATCAAGATAGCCTTGATGTTGTCAACTATGATGGACAAATGGACTATGTTGTTGGCAATCCACCTTATGTTAGAATTCATAACATAGAAAAAAATAATAAGGTTAAAAATTTTATTTTTTCTAAAAGAGGAATGACTGATTTATATATAACCTTTTTTGAACTTGGTTTTAGAATGTTGAAAAAAGATGGAAAATTAGCCTATATTTCACCAAATTCTTGATGAAATAGTGTTGCTGGTAGTGAATTTAGAAAATGAATAATTGAACATAGGAAACTTAGAAAAATTTATAATTTTGGTCATTTTCAACCTTTTAAAAATATTACTACGTATACTTGCATTACTTTCTTTGACCTTTCTCAAAATTATGAATCAATTAACTATTATGAATATTTGACAGGTGAAAATAAAAAGTATTCATATAATGATATATTAATTAAAGGTAATTTTTATTTTTCTAATGATAATACATTATTACAAAAAATAATAAAATGTAAAAGCAATAAAATTACTGTTAAAAATGCTTTTGCAACATGCAATGACAAGGTATTTATTAAGGAAAATTTTAACAGTGAAATTTCGCCTTTAATACCTATAATAAAGGCTTCAAGGTCAATTATGCTAAAATGTTTTTATCCATATGACAAGAGTGGAAAATTACTACCTTTTGATTCATTTAATGAACAAACAAAGAAATATTTAATTGATAATTTAGAAAAGAAAAATGATTACTGGTATGGTTTTGGTAAAACGCAGGGTCTAAAAGACACTTTTAAAGACAAAATTGCCATTAATTCACTAATAGTTTCAAACAATATTAATTCAATTAAACTTAATTTTTTAAAATCAGGTACAGGTGTGTATTCAGGATTATATATCCTTAGCGATCTAGAATTTGAAAAAATTGAAAAAGCAATCAAAACACAAGAATTCCTAACTTTTATTCAAGGTTTAAAAAAATATAAAAATGGAAATTCTTGAACATTTAACACAAAAGATTTACAATGTTATCTTAACTATTGATTTTATGGAAAAGAGGAAAATTAA
- a CDS encoding LemA family protein — protein sequence MANLYSKDNTIQIENNVHNPQTITREIKVKVNTFGKIIWYLSFIFIIPFFLHIKWVNYFKTKQMQISNNASLIDIQLTKRAKTIIKLVDALSSHMKFEKDVMSQIAQYRSNIEKIKSLSKDTSHNTSSDAMETRIEIEEQSAPLLTRFMAQFEAYPELKSVELIKDLNNQIVECENNIASARRLYNANASKFNEEILSYPMSVVASSMKLNTILLFSANSNDREDVNLKSKI from the coding sequence ATGGCCAATTTATATAGCAAAGATAACACAATTCAAATAGAGAACAATGTTCATAATCCACAAACAATTACTAGAGAAATTAAGGTAAAAGTTAATACTTTTGGAAAGATAATTTGGTACTTATCATTTATCTTTATTATTCCTTTTTTTCTTCATATTAAGTGAGTTAACTATTTTAAAACTAAACAAATGCAAATAAGTAATAATGCATCACTAATTGATATTCAATTAACTAAACGGGCAAAGACAATTATTAAATTGGTTGATGCACTTAGTTCACATATGAAGTTTGAAAAGGATGTTATGAGCCAAATTGCTCAATATCGCTCAAACATTGAGAAGATTAAATCATTGTCAAAAGACACTTCTCATAATACTTCAAGTGATGCAATGGAAACAAGAATTGAGATTGAAGAGCAAAGTGCTCCATTATTAACTAGATTTATGGCTCAATTTGAAGCATACCCTGAACTTAAAAGTGTTGAACTAATTAAAGATTTGAATAATCAAATTGTAGAGTGTGAAAACAATATTGCATCTGCTAGAAGACTATACAATGCTAATGCTTCAAAATTTAATGAAGAAATACTCTCATATCCTATGAGCGTTGTTGCTTCAAGTATGAAATTAAATACTATCTTATTATTTAGTGCAAATAGTAATGATAGAGAAGATGTTAATTTAAAGAGTAAAATTTAA